The Flavobacteriales bacterium nucleotide sequence AAGGCCAAGCCTAAATCAGCAAGTCGTTAAGGAAGAAACGGAGCTTGGAACAATTGTTCGAGTTCCTTATCAACCCAATCTAAGAGATCGGATTCTTCTGAAACATGGAATGCATAAAAGGGTGCTAATCCGTAAGTTACTCTCACTATTTTATTCTGTTGGGCAATACTATTGGATGCGACTGGATAATCGGTCGAATATTTACCATGAAGCGCGCAAATGCTTAATTAATAGTAAGTATGATGTGATCATTGCAACGGGCGAGCCATTCATTCTGTTCCGATATGCCGATTTGCTTTCGAAGGAATTTGGAATTCCTTGGATTGCGGATTATCGTGATGGATGGAGCCAGAATTACGCTACGCTTCATGCCTCCGGAAAGCTTCAAACTTGGTTGAACAATACCTTCTTTAGTAAAATAGAAGAACGGATTGTGAGGAATGCGCGGCTTTGCACCTTCACAGTTGAATCGCATCAGAAAGAAGTCGAGAATCTCATTCCAGGAATACGATCAGAAATTGTGATGAACGGATTTTTCGAGGAACTGATTCAGCAACTTCCTGCAATTGACCGACCTGAAAGACCTTTCGTGATTGCTTATTCTGGCACCATTTATCCTTATCAGGAGCTGGAAGTTTTTCTAGCTGGTTTAAAAAATGCAATTGAAAAGAATGATCTCAATCCACACGATATTCAACTTGTATTCTACGGTTTAGAATATCAACCTGAACAGTTGAATCGTGTAATCGGATATTCGGAAATGCTAAGACCGTTTATTCGAACGACAAGAAAAATGCCAATGAAAGATGTGCTTCTTGAACTGAATAAAGCACATGCACTATTGCTACTTGCCTCACCAAATCAACAACAGATCTACGCCAAAGTATTCGATTACATCGCATTGAAAAGACCAATTATCTTGTGCAAAAGCGACAATGGCCCATTGCAGAAAATGGTGCTCGATACTGTTTTACCTATGATTTGCAACTCAGAATCGGAAGTATCAGATGCTATCTCAAAATTGAAAGATCATCCCGTTTCAAACGATAATCATTCGCTCTCTTCTGAAAAGTATTCGCGTAGACATCAGGCGTTCGTACTGGCCGCCATCATCAAAACACTCGAAAAATAAAAACCCCGCACAACTTTCGTCATGCGGGGCAACCTTCGATGGGCCATTAACCATCAACCATGAAACCTCCATTTACATCATCCCCTGCACACTATTCCACGGCCCACCATTTTCTACTTCAATTCCTGCTTTTCTTAATTGATCTGCCGCCATTCCACTTCTTGCTCCAGATCGGCAGCAAGTGATGATAGGCTTGTTCTTACGCTTCAATTCATTTACCTTATTCGGAATCAAGTTCAACGGAATATTCACCGATTGCTTGATGTGTCCTGAGCGATATTCCTCTGGTGTTCTTACATCTATGATCATCGCTCCTTTGGCAAGCAATGCTGCCACCTTTTCGTTCTTCTTGGTTCCTCCAAATAATGCTGAAAATATGCCCATGTCTTTTCGTTTTTCTGACACAAAGGAAACAAGCCTTGTCTGCACTGTTCGTAACCATAGTTACACAAGTGTCTTCATTGTCTTCGCAAACACAAGAATCGCGCTTAAAACTGGTATTTTAGGCCTCTTCAAAACATGTATATGATTCGCTTCATTAAACCACTTTTTGTACTTGGAATCGGCTTTGCGGCCTATCTAGGATCCATTGCCAACTACAAATGG carries:
- a CDS encoding rhodanese-like domain-containing protein, which gives rise to MGIFSALFGGTKKNEKVAALLAKGAMIIDVRTPEEYRSGHIKQSVNIPLNLIPNKVNELKRKNKPIITCCRSGARSGMAADQLRKAGIEVENGGPWNSVQGMM